The Rana temporaria chromosome 4, aRanTem1.1, whole genome shotgun sequence genome contains a region encoding:
- the LRRIQ4 gene encoding leucine-rich repeat and IQ domain-containing protein 4, with translation MPEFRQSTSGKMFNVRFSNAVTSVLLDTNEQTWETVEGKPESELPIQLKHRVLFLDSSQQKHKELPGQVLDLEDLEELHLEKNRIEAIPKEIYQLHNIKVLYLNNNNITQICDEFGELKKLESLDLSNNPLDWSSLEIIGGLHQLRELRLYSVNLNEFPVLICKKLHHLHLLGLSKNRLKSLPPEVVNLTHLKEIYLRNNKFSLFPKQICVLQSLEIVDLEENRLTSIPEEICFLSNLNKLFISVNNLSFVPKTLSRCTKLSVLDASGNHLQRLPHLLKELGDLDELGLSNNVLKILPSTVTKLHSLCVLYLKNTGLSVLPAEFAKLEFLKILDLSLNSFTEFPTVICALKNLQVISLDDNLMSSITPQIKSLQNLTHLGMTGNRFPAFPEEIFWLESLEKLYIGQDRGTQLTNLPDNICMLTNLKELYIENNSLECLPSTLNQLKNLKVLDCHSNHLNHLPDSVCKIYGLKKLLLSKNQLSTLPDNLDMLHTLDLLVLDGNPMTDPPVEVCSQGKAVVWEYLKEKRRKNQMATKIQAWWRGIMVRKGLGPYSYLLQIGKKSKSKKDKKAKGKSKKGVVKGKKK, from the exons ATGCCTGAATTTCGTCAAAGCACATCAGGCAAGATGTTCAACGTTCGCTTTTCGAATGCAGTCACATCAGTTCTATTGGATACCAATGAGCAGACTTGGGAGACAGTTGAAGGAAAACCTGAGTCTGAGCTACCCATACAGTTAAAACATCGAGTCCTATTCCTGGATTCTTCTCAACAGAAGCATAAAGAGTTACCTGGTCAGGTTCTTGATCTGGAAGATCTTGAAGAACTGCACTTAGAAAAGAACCGGATAGAAGCTATTCCTAAGGAAATCTACCAGCTCCATAATATAAAAGTCCTTTACTTGAATAACAATAACATTACTCAGATTTGTGATGAGTTTGGAGAGCTAAAAAAGCTAGAGAGCTTAGACCTTAGCAATAACCCACTTGACTGGAGCTCCCTGGAGATCATTGGTGGACTGCATCAGCTCCGCGAATTAAGACTGTATAGTGTAAACCTTAATGAATTTCCAGTTCTGATCTGCAAAAAACTCCACCATTTGCACCTACTGGGCCTCTCCAAGAACAGACTTAAATCTCTTCCACCAGAAGTAGTTAATCTAACACATCTTAAAGAAATTTATTTAAGgaataataaattttccttgttTCCAAAACAGATCTGTGTACTTCAAAGCCTAGAAATTGTTGATCTTGAGGAAAATAGACTGACATCTATACCTGAAGAGATTTGTTTTTTATCTAATCTTAATAAATTGTTTATCAGTGTAAACAATCTGTCGTTCGTACCAAAAACTCTCAGTCgttgcacaaagttgtcagttCTTGATGCTTCTGGAAATCACCTTCAAAGGCTTCCTCATTTACTTAAAGAATTAGGAGATCTGGATGAACTTGGGCTGTCAAATAACGTCTTGAAAATATTACCATCTACAGTAACAAAGTTACATTCTCTCTGTGTCCTCTATCTAAAAAACACAGGATTGTCAGTGTTACCTGCTGAGTTTGCCAAGTTGGAATTTCTCAAGATACTAGACCTTAGTCTAAACTCTTTTACTGAATTCCCTACTGTGATCTGTGCGCTTAAAAATCTTCAAGTGATTTCACTAGATGACAACTTAATGAGCTCG ATTACACCACAAATAAAATCACTACAAAATCTGACGCACTTGGGAATGACTGGAAACAGGTTTCCTGCTTTTCCAGAGGAGATCTTCTGGCTGGAATCTTTGGAGAAACTGTATATTGGACAGGATCGTGGCACTCAACTTACAAATTTACCAGACAACATTTGCATGCTCACG AATCTGAAAGAGCTGTACATTGAAAACAACAGTTTGGAATGTCTTCCATCCACACTGAACCAGCTGAAGAACCTCAAAGTTCTGGATTGTCACAGTAACCATCTAAATCATCTGCCAGATTCAGTCTGCAAAATCTATG gGTTGAAAAAACTGCTTCTTTCCAAAAACCAGCTGTCTACTCTGCCAGATAATCTGGACATGTTACACACACTTGACCTGCTTGTTCTGGATGGGAATCCTATGACAGACCCACCAGTGGAGGTATGCAGCCAGGGAAAAGCTGTCGTGTGGGAATACCTTAAAGAAAAGAGGCGCAAAAATCAGATGGCAACAAAG